A section of the Callospermophilus lateralis isolate mCalLat2 chromosome 16, mCalLat2.hap1, whole genome shotgun sequence genome encodes:
- the Kcnv1 gene encoding potassium voltage-gated channel subfamily V member 1, translating to MELPHSGRTPLGSPLDSCSLASLDSSVFCSEGEGEPLAIGDCFTVNVGGSRFVLSQQALSCFPHTRLGKLAVVVASYRRLGALAAAPSPLELCDDANPVDNEYFFDRSSQAFRYVLHYYRTGRLHVMEQLCALSFLQEIQYWGIDELSIDSCCRDRYFRRKELSETLDFKKDTDDQESQHESEQDFSQGPCPTVRQKLWNILEKPGSSTAARIFGVISIIFVAVSIVNMALMSAELSWLNLQLLEILEYVCISWFTGEFVLRFLCVRDRCRFLRKVPNIIDLLAILPFYITLLVESLSGSQTTQELENVGRIVQVLRLLRALRMLKLGRHSTGLRSLGMTITQCYEEVGLLLLFLSVGISIFSTIEYFAEQSIPDTTFTSVPCAWWWATTSMTTVGYGDIRPDTTTGKIVAFMCILSGILVLALPIAIINDRFSACYFTLKLKEAAVRQREALKKLTKNIATDSYISVNLRDVYARSIMEMLRLKGRERASTRSSGGDDFWF from the exons ATGGAGCTGCCTCATAGCGGCCGGACGCCGCTGGGCTCACCGCTGGACAGCTGCTCCCTGGCCTCTCTGGACTCCAGCGTCTTCTGCAGCGAGGGTGAAGGGGAGCCCTTAGCGATTGGGGACTGCTTCACGGTCAACGTAGGCGGCAGCCGCTTCGTACTCTCGCAACAGGCGCTGTCTTGCTTCCCGCATACGCGCCTTGGCAAGCTGGCGGTGGTGGTGGCCTCCTACCGCCGTTTGGGAGCCCTGGCTGCAGCGCCCAGCCCCCTAGAGCTCTGCGACGACGCCAACCCAGTAGACAACGAGTACTTCTTCGACCGCAGCTCGCAGGCGTTCCGCTATGTCCTGCACTACTATCGCACCGGCCGACTGCACGTCATGGAGCAGCTGTGCGCCCTGTCCTTCCTTCAGGAGATCCAGTACTGGGGCATCGACGAGCTCAGCATCGACTCCTGCTGCAGGGACAG ATACTTCAGAAGAAAGGAGCTGAGTGAAACTCTAGACTTTAAGAAGGACACAGATGATCAGGAAAGCCAACATGAAAGTGAACAGGACTTCTCACAAGGACCTTGTCCCACTGTCCGCCAGAAGCTCTGGAATATCCTGGAGAAACCTGGGTCTTCTACAGCTGCCCGAATCTTTGGGGTCATCTCCATCATCTTCGTGGCAGTGTCCATCGTTAATATGGCCCTGATGTCAGCTGAATTAAGTTGGCTGAACCTGCAGCTGCTGGAGATCTTGGAGTATGTGTGCATTAGCTGGTTCACCGGGGAGTTTGTCCTGCGCTTCTTGTGTGTGCGGGACAGGTGCCGCTTCCTGAGAAAGGTGCCAAACATCATTGACCTCCTTGCCATTTTGCCCTTCTACATCACTCTCTTGGTAGAAAGCCTGAGTGGCAGCCAGACCACACAAGAGCTGGAAAATGTGGGACGCATCGTCCAGGTTTTGAGGCTGCTCAGGGCTCTACGAATGCTAAaactgggcaggcattccacag GATTGCGCTCACTTGGGATGACAATCACCCAATGCTATGAAGAGGTCGGCCTACTGCTCTTATTTTTATCTGTGGGAATTTCTATATTTTCAACCATAGAATATTTTGCGGAGCAAAGCATTCCTGACACAACCTTCACAAGCGTTCCTTGTGCATGGTGGTGGGCTACAACATCCATGACTACCGTGGGCTATGGGGACATTAGACCAGACACTACCACGGGCAAAATTGTGGCCTTCATGTGTATATTATCAGGAATCCTTGTCTTGGCCTTGCCTATTGCTATTATTAATGATCGCTTCTCCGCTTGCTACTTCACCTTGAAACTCAAGGAAGCAGCTGTTAGACAGCGTGAAGCTCTGAAGAAGCTTACCAAGAATATAGCCACTGACTCATATATCAGCGTTAACTTGAGAGATGTCTATGCCCGGAGTATAATGGAGATGCTTCGATTAAAAGGCAGAGAAAGAGCAAGTACAAGGAGCAGCGGGGGAGATGATTTCTGGTTTTAA